The following proteins come from a genomic window of Shewanella halifaxensis HAW-EB4:
- the hrpB gene encoding ATP-dependent helicase HrpB, translated as MNLNITVTDPLVTSLPIHALLQPLRDAFKCQQQVILEAPTGAGKSTALPLDMLDWSEISGKILMLEPRRVAARNVAQFIAKQRGCELGKEVGYRVKGDSRVSANTRLEIVTEGILTRMIQQDPELSGIEMVIFDEIHERHLTTDLGLALALEIQASFREDLKILAMSATLSGLPLSELMPEATLLKSEGRSFAVEHSYSSVPNQGHWLEHMAKVIINSLDQHSQGSLLAFLPGQGEINRLHTMLSARLDSKTSIICPLYGSLSAKAQDLAIAPAPSGMRKVVLATNVAESSLTIEGITQVIDSGYKRQARFNPKTGVTRLSLKRISQASAAQRAGRAGRLMAGFCTRLWSQEEHGRLLKADEPEIVHSDLLSMVLDAAYWGVKSLSELPMLTEPSAVNENVSWHLLHTMGMVNDSRLITRHGRAAHQLGCNPRLAHMLLLAKQQAKQQQDIHLAVLACILAATLESRSRSRQGADISRYLNEAIQGETRQQIRNWVSTLNLAALGNIELSDAVRHASNDNIAMLLAFAFPDRIAKARGVSGYQLANGSGVELANDDALAGASWLVVADLQETEGRSQGKVYLAASLNEQLFDAQLAGLVDSIEYCGWDDVKGRFYAEKQRKVGQILLTKEAIKVVDKRLIKGAILEQISLKGLALVNFDSKCQRLQNRVALAKQYCPEHAWPALDNDSLLNTLDTWLAPYLDDVRSLAQLQQIDCYTLLLNLLPWELQQQLEALLPRSWPMATGTQVRIDYDTNGRALLSVRLQEALGMAQSPVLAQGKLIVTMELLSPAHRPLALTADLASFWQGPYEHVKKEMKGRYPKHLWPDDPANTQPTKFTKKKTFSSQ; from the coding sequence ATGAATTTGAACATAACGGTAACAGACCCTCTCGTGACCTCATTACCTATACATGCACTGCTACAACCACTGCGTGACGCTTTTAAGTGTCAGCAGCAGGTGATCCTCGAAGCGCCAACGGGTGCCGGAAAGTCGACCGCTCTGCCGCTTGATATGCTCGATTGGTCAGAGATAAGCGGTAAGATTTTGATGCTAGAGCCTAGGCGAGTCGCTGCGCGTAATGTAGCGCAGTTTATTGCCAAACAGCGGGGCTGCGAATTAGGCAAAGAGGTGGGCTATCGAGTCAAAGGTGACTCGCGGGTCAGTGCCAATACGCGTTTAGAGATAGTTACCGAGGGTATTCTTACCCGTATGATCCAGCAAGATCCTGAATTATCGGGGATCGAGATGGTGATTTTCGATGAGATCCATGAGCGGCACCTCACAACAGATCTCGGCTTGGCGCTGGCGCTAGAGATCCAGGCGAGCTTTCGCGAAGACCTAAAGATCCTCGCCATGTCTGCGACCCTGTCTGGCTTACCTCTGTCTGAGTTAATGCCAGAAGCCACGTTATTAAAGAGTGAAGGCCGCAGCTTTGCTGTTGAGCATAGTTATAGCAGCGTCCCCAACCAGGGGCACTGGCTCGAACATATGGCCAAGGTGATCATCAATAGTCTTGATCAACACTCACAGGGGTCTTTGTTGGCTTTTTTACCTGGTCAGGGCGAGATCAACCGTTTACACACCATGTTGAGCGCACGTTTAGACTCAAAGACGTCTATTATCTGCCCGCTCTATGGCAGTCTGAGCGCTAAGGCACAAGACTTGGCGATAGCTCCCGCGCCAAGTGGCATGCGAAAAGTGGTACTCGCTACTAACGTCGCCGAGTCGAGTCTGACTATTGAGGGGATTACTCAGGTTATCGATTCTGGTTATAAGCGTCAGGCACGTTTTAACCCTAAAACGGGTGTCACTCGTTTATCGTTAAAAAGAATTAGCCAAGCATCGGCAGCGCAGCGTGCGGGTCGAGCAGGTCGTCTTATGGCGGGTTTCTGTACTCGATTATGGAGCCAAGAGGAGCATGGGCGGTTATTAAAGGCCGACGAGCCTGAGATTGTGCATAGTGATCTACTGTCAATGGTACTCGATGCAGCCTATTGGGGAGTTAAATCCTTGAGCGAGCTACCTATGCTTACCGAGCCATCGGCGGTAAATGAAAATGTAAGTTGGCACTTACTTCATACTATGGGGATGGTTAACGATTCACGGCTGATCACTCGCCACGGCCGCGCTGCGCACCAGCTCGGGTGTAACCCGAGACTGGCGCACATGTTATTGCTTGCTAAGCAGCAAGCCAAGCAACAACAAGATATTCATTTAGCCGTACTGGCCTGTATTTTAGCGGCGACCCTTGAGTCGCGTAGTCGTAGCCGGCAAGGTGCGGATATTAGCCGTTACCTAAATGAAGCCATTCAAGGCGAGACACGCCAGCAGATCCGAAATTGGGTTAGCACGCTAAATCTGGCCGCATTAGGCAATATCGAACTTAGCGATGCGGTGCGCCATGCCAGCAATGATAATATCGCCATGTTACTGGCTTTTGCATTTCCTGACCGAATCGCCAAGGCCCGTGGGGTAAGCGGCTATCAATTGGCCAATGGCAGTGGTGTCGAACTGGCCAATGACGATGCACTAGCGGGAGCGAGTTGGTTAGTGGTTGCTGACCTTCAAGAAACAGAAGGCCGCAGTCAGGGCAAGGTGTATCTTGCTGCATCGCTGAATGAGCAATTATTTGATGCACAGTTAGCCGGATTGGTTGATAGCATAGAGTATTGCGGCTGGGACGATGTTAAAGGCCGTTTTTACGCTGAAAAACAGCGTAAAGTTGGCCAGATCTTATTAACCAAAGAGGCGATAAAAGTCGTCGATAAACGTTTAATCAAGGGCGCTATATTAGAGCAGATAAGCTTAAAGGGCTTAGCATTAGTTAATTTCGACAGTAAATGCCAGCGACTGCAAAATCGTGTCGCCTTAGCCAAACAATACTGCCCAGAACATGCGTGGCCAGCTCTCGATAATGACTCACTGCTCAATACCCTTGATACCTGGCTCGCCCCTTACTTGGATGACGTGCGCAGTTTGGCACAATTACAGCAAATAGATTGTTATACTCTGCTGCTTAATTTATTACCTTGGGAGTTGCAGCAGCAACTTGAGGCGTTACTTCCAAGAAGCTGGCCAATGGCGACGGGGACTCAAGTTAGAATCGATTATGATACTAACGGCCGCGCATTGTTGAGCGTAAGACTACAAGAAGCATTGGGCATGGCACAAAGCCCAGTACTTGCACAGGGCAAACTCATCGTGACGATGGAGTTGTTGTCCCCCGCGCATAGGCCGTTAGCGTTAACCGCCGATCTTGCGAGTTTTTGGCAAGGCCCCTATGAGCATGTTAAGAAAGAGATGAAGGGAAGGTATCCGAAGCATTTATGGCCAGATGATCCCGCCAATACCCAACCGACCAAATTTACTAAAAAGAAGACGTTTAGCTCGCAATAA
- a CDS encoding DUF3581 domain-containing protein, translating into MFLSSYFQKENQSVSITPQQASDFAKIVAQDFNPIHDVAAKRFCVPGDLLFALVLNEYGLSQKMTFNFAGMVGDGVKLQFPDAVKEDFDIRDDKDKCYLKVHSSGDVRHCETQIESFIRKYVAFSGLNFMHILVPMMKQHQMMINPARPLVIYESMSFDLTTLDFTEVSLKLVKQELEIEGKRGDVTLTFELLSGDAVVGTGVKTLVMSGLRPYEDEPAQQMFDAYEGRRIAFS; encoded by the coding sequence ATGTTTTTAAGTTCTTATTTTCAAAAAGAAAATCAATCTGTATCCATCACTCCTCAGCAGGCGAGTGATTTTGCCAAAATCGTTGCGCAAGATTTCAACCCGATCCACGATGTAGCCGCTAAGCGTTTTTGTGTGCCAGGAGATCTGCTTTTTGCCTTAGTATTGAATGAATATGGCTTAAGCCAGAAAATGACCTTTAACTTTGCCGGTATGGTGGGTGATGGTGTCAAACTGCAGTTTCCAGATGCGGTAAAAGAAGACTTTGATATTCGAGATGACAAAGATAAGTGCTATCTCAAAGTACATAGCAGTGGTGATGTACGTCATTGCGAGACCCAGATAGAGTCTTTTATTCGTAAATATGTGGCGTTCTCTGGGCTGAACTTCATGCACATTCTGGTGCCGATGATGAAACAACATCAGATGATGATTAATCCAGCTCGCCCTTTGGTGATCTACGAGAGCATGTCGTTTGACTTAACCACGCTCGATTTTACCGAGGTGAGCCTGAAACTGGTTAAGCAAGAGCTTGAGATCGAAGGCAAGCGCGGTGATGTGACCCTAACCTTTGAGCTACTCAGCGGTGATGCCGTCGTGGGCACTGGTGTCAAAACGCTAGTGATGAGCGGACTGCGTCCATATGAAGATGAGCCTGCGCAGCAGATGTTTGATGCCTATGAGGGGCGCAGAATCGCATTCTCTTAA
- a CDS encoding alanine/glycine:cation symporter family protein, with translation MNFHALLADINAIVWGPITLCLLVGTGLYLTVRLKLIQVFKLPMALGLLFKPAIGKGDLSSFAALCTALSATIGTGNIVGVATAIKIGGPGALFWMWLAAFFGMATKYAECMLAVKYRTTDARGNIAGGPMYYIERGLGLKWLAKIFAIFGVGVAFFGIGTFAQVNAISDAMTIAFEIPAWVTAVVLTLMVAAVTLGGVKRIANVAQKLVPSMAIGYVLACMWVLFTFSDQIIPAFELVIHSAFTPISAAGGFLGATVAQALQIGIARGVFSNESGLGSAPIAAAAAKTNEPVEQGLVSMTGTFFDTILICTMTGLVLIITGVWSGDTAGAAMTSAAFAASGSVVVGQYVVTIALVCFAFTTILGWNYYGERCWYYLTGSRLGEKGVKIYQFTFLGLIAGGAFIHLDFIWMLADTVNGLMAIPNLIALIGLRHVILKETRKYFAKQQVLATQGSQA, from the coding sequence ATGAATTTTCACGCGCTTTTAGCCGATATCAATGCCATTGTCTGGGGACCTATCACCCTATGCTTATTGGTTGGAACCGGCCTCTATCTCACTGTTCGACTGAAATTGATCCAAGTCTTCAAATTACCTATGGCACTGGGTTTACTGTTTAAACCCGCAATTGGCAAAGGTGACTTGTCCTCCTTTGCTGCGCTATGTACCGCGCTGTCGGCAACCATTGGTACCGGTAATATTGTGGGTGTCGCCACCGCGATTAAAATTGGTGGTCCAGGGGCACTATTTTGGATGTGGTTAGCGGCCTTTTTTGGCATGGCAACCAAGTATGCCGAATGTATGCTAGCGGTAAAGTACCGCACCACTGACGCTCGCGGTAATATTGCCGGCGGCCCTATGTATTATATCGAACGCGGTCTAGGCCTTAAGTGGTTGGCTAAAATCTTCGCCATCTTCGGTGTCGGTGTCGCATTTTTCGGTATTGGTACCTTTGCTCAGGTCAATGCCATTAGTGATGCCATGACGATTGCCTTTGAAATTCCAGCTTGGGTCACCGCCGTGGTGCTAACTCTTATGGTTGCAGCGGTAACACTGGGCGGCGTTAAACGCATCGCTAACGTGGCGCAAAAACTCGTTCCTAGCATGGCAATCGGTTACGTATTAGCCTGTATGTGGGTACTGTTTACCTTTAGTGATCAGATCATTCCAGCGTTTGAGTTGGTTATTCATTCAGCCTTTACACCTATCTCTGCCGCGGGTGGTTTCTTAGGTGCGACGGTTGCTCAAGCGTTGCAAATTGGTATTGCTCGCGGTGTGTTCTCCAATGAGTCGGGCCTAGGCAGCGCGCCCATTGCCGCTGCAGCGGCTAAGACTAACGAACCGGTTGAGCAAGGTCTTGTGAGCATGACGGGAACCTTCTTCGATACTATCTTGATCTGTACCATGACAGGTTTAGTGCTGATTATTACCGGCGTTTGGAGTGGGGATACCGCAGGTGCGGCCATGACCAGCGCGGCATTTGCGGCGAGTGGTTCAGTGGTTGTAGGTCAATATGTGGTGACCATCGCCTTGGTTTGTTTCGCCTTTACCACTATTTTAGGTTGGAACTACTACGGCGAGCGCTGCTGGTATTATCTAACGGGTAGCCGTCTTGGTGAGAAGGGAGTCAAAATCTATCAATTTACCTTCTTAGGGTTAATCGCTGGTGGCGCCTTTATTCATCTGGATTTTATCTGGATGTTAGCCGATACCGTTAACGGTCTAATGGCTATTCCTAACCTGATTGCACTTATTGGTCTAAGGCATGTGATCTTAAAAGAGACCCGCAAATATTTTGCTAAGCAGCAAGTGTTAGCGACCCAAGGCTCGCAGGCTTAA
- the mrcB gene encoding penicillin-binding protein 1B → MTDKVTPKTGAKRAPAKKRIAAKKPRAKKSAPKKAGVSWGKKLWSISWKLGLVLAVAIASYGIYLDQIIARKFEGQKWHLPAQVFSRSMALYPGAAVSHGQLMSELKLLGYRKVANPRQVGEFSASKTKIDLWRRPFLHPQGDQAEQRVMITFDSNGVVSVARSSDKRQLAVFHLEPVLLDRIITGDGEDRLFVATDKIPKPIVNALILVEDRSFYEHHGVNPFAIIRAAMVNISAGRTVQGGSTLTQQLAKNFFLSSERSLSRKLREALMAIIIDFRYEKDEILEAYLNEVYMGQDKARGVHGMGLASQFYFGRPIAELTVPQQAFLVAVIKGPSYYNPWRYPERAQKRRDLVLRLLMEAGDLNVTQYQAAVESPLGLRLANKSVHQKLPAFFSVVKHELANRYGDALLQESGIKVYTTLDPMAQEAAEKAVEQTLKQLGKNDKSLQVGMVLTDKYSAGIAAMVGDKVPSYKGFNRAVEIRRPIGSLIKPFVYATALSDGKQYNLMSPLKDQPITLKNGQGKTWSPQNVDKKFRDQVPLLTAFKKSMNVPTVNLGMAIGVSSVATTLDKAGWKDKIPEYPSMLLGAVNGSPLMVAQVFQTIADDGRYRHLNSVTTVLNAENQPLAASRPQAVQGIPAASNYLVKYAMTQVVESGTARRLGSAFPYVTLAGKTGTSNDSRDSWFAGFDERNVAAIWVGRDDNGKTGLYGSSGAMAVYQAFLNNRAPLSLRMAPVDGVVQGYFERNTGKAEEPQCANVVKVPALRESYQPVANCGEPLPWWKKLIGG, encoded by the coding sequence ATGACAGATAAAGTTACACCTAAAACAGGCGCTAAAAGAGCGCCAGCGAAGAAGAGAATTGCCGCTAAAAAACCGCGAGCTAAAAAGTCAGCTCCAAAGAAAGCGGGTGTGAGTTGGGGCAAGAAGCTCTGGTCGATCAGCTGGAAACTGGGCTTAGTTTTAGCTGTGGCTATTGCTTCCTATGGGATCTACCTCGACCAAATTATTGCTCGAAAATTTGAGGGGCAAAAGTGGCATCTACCGGCACAGGTGTTTAGCCGCTCGATGGCACTTTATCCTGGTGCTGCGGTGAGCCATGGCCAGTTGATGTCAGAACTTAAGTTGCTTGGCTATCGTAAGGTGGCTAACCCGCGTCAAGTCGGTGAATTTTCAGCATCTAAGACTAAAATCGATCTATGGCGTCGACCATTTTTGCACCCTCAAGGGGATCAAGCCGAGCAGAGGGTGATGATCACCTTCGACAGTAACGGTGTGGTGTCGGTCGCCCGTAGCAGCGATAAGCGCCAGTTAGCCGTGTTCCATCTTGAGCCGGTACTGCTGGACAGAATTATTACCGGTGACGGTGAAGATAGGCTGTTTGTGGCGACCGATAAGATCCCTAAGCCTATCGTTAATGCGCTTATCTTAGTTGAAGACCGCAGTTTCTATGAGCATCACGGCGTTAATCCGTTTGCCATTATTCGTGCCGCTATGGTGAATATCAGCGCGGGACGTACTGTACAAGGTGGCTCGACCCTGACTCAGCAGCTGGCGAAGAACTTCTTCCTATCCAGTGAACGCTCGCTTAGCCGCAAGCTTCGCGAAGCGCTGATGGCGATCATTATCGATTTTCGTTATGAGAAAGATGAGATCTTAGAAGCCTATCTTAATGAAGTGTATATGGGGCAAGATAAAGCCCGTGGCGTGCACGGTATGGGCTTAGCTTCGCAGTTTTATTTTGGTCGCCCAATTGCTGAGCTAACGGTGCCGCAGCAGGCATTTTTGGTGGCGGTCATTAAGGGGCCTTCTTATTACAACCCGTGGCGTTACCCTGAGCGTGCACAGAAGCGACGCGACTTAGTATTGCGTTTGCTGATGGAAGCGGGCGACCTGAATGTAACCCAGTATCAAGCGGCGGTAGAGTCTCCTCTGGGGCTTCGATTAGCCAACAAGTCAGTGCATCAAAAGCTGCCTGCGTTCTTCTCTGTGGTTAAGCATGAACTTGCTAACCGTTATGGCGATGCTCTGTTGCAGGAATCTGGAATAAAGGTCTACACCACACTGGATCCTATGGCGCAAGAGGCCGCTGAAAAAGCGGTTGAACAGACCCTTAAGCAGCTAGGGAAAAACGATAAAAGCCTGCAAGTGGGCATGGTACTGACCGATAAATATTCGGCGGGCATTGCCGCTATGGTGGGCGATAAGGTACCAAGCTATAAAGGCTTTAACCGCGCGGTAGAAATTCGCAGACCTATAGGCTCATTAATCAAGCCATTTGTCTATGCCACGGCCTTGAGTGATGGCAAGCAATACAATTTGATGTCGCCTCTAAAAGATCAACCTATTACGCTGAAAAATGGCCAAGGCAAGACTTGGTCACCACAGAACGTCGATAAAAAGTTCCGTGATCAAGTGCCACTGTTAACGGCCTTTAAAAAATCGATGAACGTGCCGACGGTTAACCTTGGGATGGCGATTGGTGTGAGTAGTGTGGCAACAACGCTAGATAAAGCAGGCTGGAAGGATAAGATCCCTGAATATCCCTCTATGCTACTTGGCGCGGTGAATGGTTCGCCATTAATGGTCGCACAGGTATTCCAAACCATTGCCGATGATGGACGCTATCGCCACTTAAATTCGGTGACGACAGTATTGAATGCCGAAAACCAACCGCTGGCAGCCTCTAGGCCGCAAGCGGTACAGGGTATTCCTGCTGCCAGTAACTACTTGGTTAAATATGCCATGACCCAAGTTGTAGAGTCGGGTACGGCGAGACGTTTGGGCAGTGCATTCCCCTATGTAACTTTAGCGGGTAAGACCGGTACCAGTAACGACTCGCGCGACTCTTGGTTTGCCGGTTTCGATGAGCGAAACGTGGCCGCTATTTGGGTTGGCCGAGATGATAACGGCAAGACGGGGCTATACGGTAGTAGCGGCGCGATGGCGGTGTATCAGGCCTTCTTAAATAACCGTGCGCCATTGAGCTTACGTATGGCGCCTGTCGATGGCGTGGTTCAAGGTTACTTTGAACGCAATACGGGTAAGGCGGAAGAGCCACAATGCGCCAATGTGGTAAAGGTGCCTGCGCTGAGAGAAAGCTATCAGCCAGTGGCTAACTGCGGTGAGCCACTGCCTTGGTGGAAGAAACTGATAGGTGGCTAA
- a CDS encoding sugar transporter yields MKQRLLNWAPVWLLALTAFVFVSTEFVPVGILAALGQSFNMSAVAVGPMLTVYAAVVALASLPAVLLFARFERKKLLLGIMAVFIISHGICVWAPSYDILLSGRIGIALTHALFWAIAPALVVRLAPEGQGAKALSIFATGCVLALVLGIPLGRVIGQLIGWRSIFALIGLLTFAMMLLLWRGLPNLPATHGGSWRSLPALARNKALLWLYLLTMTLVTAHYSVYTYLEPLLQEHFGYSANITTMILLTFGGAGLIGSALFSRYQARNAQQLLMIAIASLGTCMAILPFIASQIWLLLPLCILWGTGMMLMCLSLQSKALKLAPDATDVAMAIYSGLFNVGIGSGALLGSIVAAQYGVVQNGTWATLLVLLALVPLFFLLQARRATLAVH; encoded by the coding sequence ATGAAACAGCGCCTTCTCAATTGGGCACCAGTATGGTTACTGGCTCTGACCGCCTTCGTTTTTGTCTCAACTGAATTTGTCCCGGTAGGCATCTTAGCCGCCCTCGGCCAAAGCTTTAATATGAGCGCCGTCGCTGTGGGTCCCATGCTTACCGTGTATGCCGCCGTAGTTGCGCTGGCATCTCTGCCTGCAGTGCTATTGTTTGCCCGCTTTGAGCGTAAAAAGCTGCTGTTAGGAATAATGGCGGTGTTCATCATCAGCCATGGGATCTGCGTCTGGGCGCCGAGTTACGACATTCTACTATCGGGCCGCATCGGTATCGCCTTAACGCACGCATTATTTTGGGCGATCGCCCCTGCTTTAGTCGTACGGTTAGCCCCTGAGGGACAAGGCGCCAAAGCCTTAAGTATCTTCGCTACTGGCTGCGTACTAGCGCTGGTATTGGGCATTCCACTCGGACGAGTAATAGGCCAATTAATCGGTTGGCGTAGCATTTTTGCCTTAATCGGCTTGCTCACATTCGCCATGATGTTACTGCTGTGGCGCGGTCTTCCTAATTTACCCGCGACCCATGGCGGCAGTTGGCGCAGCCTGCCCGCATTAGCACGTAACAAAGCCCTGCTCTGGTTGTATCTGTTAACCATGACCCTCGTTACCGCTCACTACAGTGTTTACACTTATCTGGAGCCACTGCTGCAAGAGCATTTTGGTTACTCGGCGAATATCACCACCATGATCTTGCTGACTTTTGGTGGGGCAGGCTTAATTGGTAGTGCGCTATTTAGTCGCTATCAGGCGCGTAATGCTCAACAGTTGCTGATGATCGCGATAGCATCGCTCGGCACTTGCATGGCGATATTACCGTTTATCGCGAGCCAAATATGGCTATTGCTGCCACTGTGTATTTTATGGGGCACTGGTATGATGTTGATGTGTCTGTCGCTGCAATCTAAGGCGTTAAAACTCGCACCCGATGCCACCGATGTGGCAATGGCTATCTACTCGGGTCTATTTAACGTGGGGATTGGTAGCGGCGCCCTGCTTGGCAGTATCGTTGCGGCGCAATATGGCGTCGTTCAAAATGGCACCTGGGCAACCCTATTGGTACTACTGGCTTTAGTGCCGCTGTTCTTTTTACTGCAAGCACGCCGAGCAACACTGGCGGTTCACTAA
- a CDS encoding TonB-dependent receptor family protein, translating into MSHRKTLSLSLLSTALLTALSPQIMAQESDSQATMEQISIFGKQNPLNTVPGSAYKINQAELDTFKYTDIMRTLASIPGVYIQEEDGYGLRPNIGMRGTGQNRSEKISIMEDGVLAAPAPYASPAAYYFPTPGRMQSIEILKGSSTVKYGPRTTGGVINMLSRQIPEEELAGKLDVAAGQDGFGKLHAYAGGQGERVGAVVDFYRYQADGFKHINGVGGDTGFEKNDALAKVSIRSADDAKYAQVLEFKLKYSDEVSNETYMGLTDSDFETTPYARYSASQKDVMNTEHKQLQINHIIDFSNNLTLGTTAYYNDFARNWYKADQVDGLKLNKGGIEAASAFDKNPSTAPMDVRVKANNRSYISQGIQTELNWYLDSHDLAFGARYHEDEMDRFQWADHYNLDSNQVMTLTESGIPGSDSNRVDSAKALALYVQDKIQLGDFNITAGVRYEDVKTNRTDWGKENPGRDGQPSKDIDNSFSATLPSLSATYQINSEFLVLAGVQKGFAPASPGNSDKKEEQSWNYEAGARYNAGELSSEAIFFYSDYSNMHGECTASIGCDDDNIGNQYNGGEVDVKGLEFSLDYSFNTQNDISFPVKLAYTYTDAEFANSFKSDFDPWGDVTKGDKLPYIAENMLFASAGVKVDSWELTVAARYSDDIRTKAGQGEIAQEDLIKAKTIVDLSARYFISESQELYLTAENLFDEKYVTSKVHGSNFVGKPLTVSVGYTYTF; encoded by the coding sequence ATGTCACACCGTAAAACGCTATCTTTAAGTTTACTTTCAACTGCACTGCTCACTGCGCTTTCGCCTCAAATAATGGCACAGGAGTCAGACTCTCAGGCGACCATGGAGCAGATAAGTATCTTTGGTAAGCAAAACCCACTCAATACCGTTCCTGGTAGTGCATATAAGATCAATCAAGCCGAGCTAGATACCTTCAAATACACAGATATCATGCGCACACTCGCGAGTATCCCAGGCGTGTATATTCAGGAAGAGGATGGCTACGGGTTAAGACCGAATATTGGTATGCGTGGCACAGGACAAAACCGCTCTGAAAAAATTAGCATTATGGAAGATGGTGTCTTAGCGGCGCCAGCCCCCTATGCCTCCCCCGCCGCCTATTACTTTCCAACGCCTGGCAGAATGCAATCAATCGAAATTCTAAAAGGTAGCTCGACCGTTAAATATGGACCAAGAACCACAGGGGGCGTGATCAATATGCTCTCTCGTCAGATCCCAGAGGAGGAGCTAGCAGGCAAACTCGATGTTGCTGCAGGCCAAGATGGCTTCGGAAAGCTCCATGCCTATGCCGGTGGTCAGGGAGAACGAGTCGGTGCGGTAGTAGACTTCTATCGCTATCAAGCCGATGGCTTTAAACATATCAACGGAGTCGGTGGCGACACCGGCTTTGAGAAGAATGATGCACTGGCAAAAGTGAGCATTCGCTCCGCAGACGATGCCAAATATGCGCAGGTGCTAGAGTTTAAGCTGAAATATTCAGATGAGGTTTCAAATGAAACTTACATGGGATTAACAGATAGCGATTTCGAAACGACACCCTATGCTCGTTACTCGGCCTCGCAAAAAGATGTGATGAACACCGAACATAAGCAGTTGCAGATCAACCATATTATCGACTTTAGCAACAACCTTACCCTAGGAACCACAGCCTATTACAACGATTTTGCCCGCAACTGGTATAAAGCCGATCAAGTCGACGGGCTTAAACTCAATAAAGGTGGCATCGAAGCGGCCTCTGCATTTGATAAAAATCCATCAACGGCGCCAATGGATGTACGCGTTAAGGCGAATAACCGTAGCTATATTTCACAGGGGATCCAGACTGAACTTAACTGGTATCTCGATAGCCATGATCTGGCCTTTGGCGCTCGCTATCATGAAGATGAGATGGATAGATTCCAGTGGGCCGACCATTATAATCTAGACTCGAATCAGGTGATGACATTAACCGAGAGTGGTATCCCCGGCAGTGACTCTAACCGCGTAGATAGCGCAAAAGCCTTGGCGCTTTACGTTCAGGACAAGATCCAGCTAGGGGATTTCAACATTACTGCAGGAGTTCGCTACGAAGATGTTAAGACCAATCGTACCGACTGGGGTAAAGAGAACCCAGGACGTGACGGTCAGCCAAGCAAAGATATCGACAATAGTTTCTCGGCAACCTTACCTTCACTCTCGGCAACCTACCAGATAAACAGCGAGTTCTTAGTGCTAGCTGGCGTTCAGAAGGGGTTTGCGCCTGCTTCTCCCGGTAATTCCGATAAAAAAGAGGAGCAGAGTTGGAACTATGAGGCCGGCGCCCGCTATAACGCTGGCGAGCTTAGTTCAGAGGCGATCTTCTTCTACAGTGATTACAGCAATATGCATGGTGAATGTACGGCATCTATCGGTTGTGATGATGACAATATTGGTAACCAATACAATGGTGGCGAAGTCGATGTTAAGGGATTGGAGTTTAGCCTAGATTATAGCTTTAACACTCAAAACGATATCAGCTTTCCAGTGAAGCTTGCCTATACCTACACAGATGCCGAGTTTGCTAATAGCTTTAAGTCTGATTTCGACCCATGGGGTGATGTAACGAAAGGAGATAAACTTCCCTATATCGCTGAAAATATGTTGTTTGCTTCAGCTGGTGTCAAAGTCGACAGCTGGGAGCTTACTGTTGCAGCCCGCTACAGCGATGATATACGCACCAAAGCTGGCCAAGGTGAAATTGCGCAAGAGGATCTAATCAAAGCGAAAACCATTGTCGACTTATCTGCCCGTTATTTCATCAGCGAATCGCAGGAGCTTTACCTCACCGCTGAAAACCTATTCGACGAAAAATATGTCACCTCAAAAGTCCATGGTTCCAACTTTGTTGGCAAGCCGTTGACCGTGTCAGTAGGCTATACATATACATTTTAA
- a CDS encoding GNAT family N-acetyltransferase yields the protein MNIDVLHEEAPAIFDALVDGVRQHNFAHMGPESSKPLAVVAHDGDNNASGKLIGGVAGCTIYDNFLINVVWVDESARGTGLGRDLMQRAEVEAKQRGCTMAQLDTLSFQAPVFYQKLGFEIIGTVPSTAKSPERYFLLKRF from the coding sequence ATGAACATAGACGTGCTCCACGAAGAGGCTCCCGCAATCTTTGATGCCTTGGTCGATGGCGTTCGGCAGCATAACTTTGCCCATATGGGACCTGAATCCTCCAAGCCGCTAGCGGTTGTGGCTCATGATGGTGATAATAATGCCAGTGGCAAGTTGATTGGCGGTGTCGCGGGGTGCACTATCTATGACAACTTCTTGATTAACGTGGTGTGGGTCGATGAAAGCGCCCGAGGCACAGGACTTGGTCGCGATCTTATGCAGCGAGCCGAAGTTGAAGCCAAGCAGCGAGGCTGCACCATGGCACAACTCGATACCCTCTCCTTTCAGGCACCGGTTTTTTATCAAAAACTCGGCTTTGAAATTATCGGTACTGTGCCAAGCACAGCAAAAAGTCCAGAGCGCTATTTCTTATTGAAGAGGTTTTAA